The following coding sequences are from one Collimonas arenae window:
- the nadB gene encoding L-aspartate oxidase, whose protein sequence is MKFDVAIIGSGLAGLSVALHLAENNKVAVISKRALLDGASNWAQGGIAAVLDSGDSHQQHIDDTLIAGAGLCDESATRFIVENGRAAIEWLIEQGVPFTPDASAELGFHLTREGGHSQRRIIHAADATGHAVQVTLEQKVRAHPNITLLEDHYAIDLITSKKVATGDTEPRCLGLYAKNVKTGKVLTLAADHTVLATGGAGKVYLYTTNPDSATGDGIAMAWRAGCRIANMEFIQFHPTCLYHPYAKSFLITEAIRGEGGVLKLPDTEGADAGQRFMPAHDERAELAPRDVVARAIDFEMKKRGLDHVDLDITHKSPEFLKEHFPTIYARCLELGIDITKQAIPVVPAVHFTCGGIVTDLNGRTDLPGLYAVGETAYTGLHGANRLASNSLLECVVVGRAAAKYIEQQEKPKAVPLPAWDESRVTDADEEVVISHNWDELRRFMWNYVGIVRTNKRLERAQHRIRLLKEEIDEYYAHFRISRDLLELRNLVQVASLIVESALSRHESRGLHYSQDYPETLAKALPTVLTPQRR, encoded by the coding sequence ATGAAATTCGATGTCGCCATTATCGGTAGCGGGCTAGCCGGCCTTTCAGTCGCACTGCACCTTGCGGAAAACAACAAGGTCGCGGTGATTTCCAAACGCGCGCTGCTCGACGGCGCCAGCAACTGGGCCCAAGGAGGGATTGCCGCCGTGCTGGATTCGGGCGACAGCCACCAGCAGCACATTGACGACACGCTCATTGCCGGCGCCGGCCTGTGTGACGAAAGCGCGACCCGCTTCATCGTCGAAAACGGCCGCGCCGCGATCGAATGGCTAATCGAACAAGGCGTGCCGTTTACACCCGACGCCAGCGCCGAACTGGGTTTCCACCTGACCCGCGAGGGCGGCCACAGCCAGCGCCGCATCATCCACGCTGCCGATGCTACCGGTCATGCGGTGCAGGTCACGCTGGAACAGAAGGTACGCGCCCATCCGAACATCACGCTGCTCGAAGATCATTACGCCATCGACCTGATTACGTCGAAAAAGGTCGCCACCGGCGATACCGAACCGCGTTGCCTTGGCCTGTACGCCAAGAACGTCAAGACCGGCAAGGTGCTGACCCTGGCGGCCGATCATACGGTGCTCGCCACCGGCGGTGCCGGCAAGGTCTATCTGTACACCACCAACCCGGACAGTGCTACCGGCGACGGCATCGCCATGGCCTGGCGCGCCGGCTGCCGCATCGCCAACATGGAATTCATCCAGTTCCATCCGACCTGCCTGTATCACCCGTATGCCAAATCCTTCCTGATTACCGAAGCCATCCGTGGCGAAGGCGGCGTGCTCAAGTTGCCGGATACCGAAGGCGCCGACGCCGGCCAGCGTTTCATGCCAGCCCACGATGAGCGCGCCGAACTGGCGCCGCGCGACGTGGTCGCCCGAGCCATCGACTTCGAGATGAAGAAGCGCGGCCTGGATCATGTCGACCTCGACATCACCCACAAATCGCCGGAATTCCTCAAAGAACATTTCCCGACCATCTACGCACGCTGCCTGGAACTCGGCATCGATATCACCAAGCAGGCAATTCCGGTGGTGCCCGCGGTCCACTTCACCTGCGGCGGCATCGTCACTGACCTCAACGGCCGTACCGACCTGCCGGGCTTGTATGCGGTCGGCGAGACCGCTTACACTGGCCTGCACGGCGCCAACCGCCTGGCCAGCAATTCGCTGCTGGAATGCGTAGTGGTCGGCCGCGCCGCCGCCAAGTACATCGAACAGCAGGAAAAGCCGAAAGCCGTGCCGCTGCCAGCCTGGGATGAAAGCCGGGTGACCGACGCCGACGAGGAAGTGGTGATTTCCCACAACTGGGATGAGCTGCGCCGCTTCATGTGGAACTACGTTGGCATCGTCCGCACCAACAAGCGCCTGGAACGTGCACAGCATCGCATCCGTCTGCTCAAGGAAGAGATCGACGAGTACTACGCCCACTTCCGCATAAGCCGCGATCTGCTGGAGTTGCGCAACCTGGTGCAGGTGGCGTCGCTGATCGTCGAAAGTGCGCTGTCGCGCCATGAAAGCCGCGGTTTGCATTACAGCCAAGACTATCCTGAAACCCTGGCAAAGGCACTGCCGACCGTATTGACCCCGCAACGCCGGTAA
- a CDS encoding tetratricopeptide repeat protein: MTASSAPQHLADASQRKQRPIAVGAGPSAKQIDKVQLLLGRQRLDEAESAIRSLLVHFPRNGFCWKLLGVALWNQQRPADALLPMQEALRLMPTDAEAHKNLGVALLELRRYPEAETCLREALRLAPNSAEIHMSLGSVLQQSGRPDEAEAIYRSALKCHTVLAIPAGSLGDIYNNLGNTLRVKGCLTEAEASYLRSLELRPNVAQVYDNLGSALLELGKFSASQASFRQALQIAPAMASAHSNLLFCASNNADVSPAELFTEHLRFAEQFEAPLRPHWPAHTNSREPERRLQIGLVSGDLRNHAVAFFLEPILAKLASNTALSIHAYSNHVIHDAVSQRLQSHVAHWHAIADLSDAALAEKIIADRIDILIDLSGHTGSNRLLTFARKPAPVQASWIGYPGSTGLRAMDYFFSDSCLLPPGQFDDQFTEKLAYLPASATFLPNPDAPPVNALPALGNGYLTFGSFNRPSKLNPGVIALWSQLLRAIPNARMLLGAMPTDGDNTQLISWFAAEGIAVDRLDFHPRAGMADYLALHQQVDFCLDTFPYAGGTTTLHALWMGVPTLTLAGNTVAGRSGAGILAQVGLDQFIAQSAEEFVRNGLTWAGNPAALAEIRSSLRERFISSPYSQPATVANGLAAALRTMWRRWCNGQPAESFHAETSHSPNIEQELQNTLETVLQQAMQLHQAGHAQEAEMVCRAILESQPAHAKTNHLLGLLVAQSGDIAHALRHFQAALEADPVQGQYWLNFIDALILDGQIEKAEQYFRLGRDNGLEGEEIDKLEQRISAADISTHSLTELIPPLQLPRLSTAQQYIEHVQRLLSEERHAEAEKIIHWLPSQFPQDGSCWKLLGLTLWQQRRFEQALPPMLKAVKLLPRDAESQRNLGITQLALKRYGEAEASLRSSIEISPTYAEAHNSLGITLYETGRLDEAQACYRRVLQLRPDFADSYNNLANILKETGHLSEAAEMYSRFLQTHPDHAGVHDHVGCILFELGRFDEAEVSFRQALDIAPGYACAHSNLLFCTSNNADVSPAELFAEHLRFAEQFEAPLRPHWPAHTNSREPERRLQIGLVSGDLRNHAVAFFLEPILAKLASNTALSIHAYSNHVIHDAVSQRLQSHVAHWHAIADLSDAALAEKIIADRIDILIDLSGHTGSNRLLTFARKPAPVQASWIGYPGSTGLRAMDYFFSDSCLLPPGQFDDQFTEKLAYLPASATFLPNPDAPPVNALPALDNGYLTFGSFNRPSKLNPGVIALWSQLLRAIPNARMLLGAMPTDGDNTQLISWFAAEGIAVDRLDFHPRAGMADYLTLHQQVDFCLDTFPYAGGTTTLHALWMGVPTLTLAGNTVAGRSGAGILAQVGLDQFIAQSAEEFVRNGLTWAGNPAALAEIRSSLRERFISSPYSQPATVANGLAAALRTMWQRWCKDEAATVIPSIPPDNRRPTGGNP, from the coding sequence ATGACTGCGTCTTCCGCGCCACAGCATTTAGCTGATGCCTCTCAACGCAAGCAGAGGCCCATCGCCGTCGGCGCCGGGCCGTCCGCCAAGCAAATCGACAAAGTTCAATTGCTGCTTGGCCGCCAGCGCCTCGATGAAGCAGAATCGGCCATCCGCTCGCTGCTTGTACATTTTCCGCGCAATGGATTCTGCTGGAAATTGCTTGGGGTAGCACTATGGAATCAGCAGCGGCCGGCCGATGCATTGCTGCCGATGCAGGAAGCGCTCAGGTTGATGCCAACAGATGCCGAAGCGCATAAAAACCTCGGCGTCGCGCTCCTGGAATTGCGTCGCTACCCCGAGGCGGAAACGTGCCTGCGTGAAGCCCTCAGACTGGCGCCCAACTCCGCTGAAATCCACATGAGTCTGGGCAGCGTCTTGCAGCAAAGCGGAAGGCCGGACGAAGCGGAAGCGATCTATCGCAGTGCGCTGAAGTGTCATACGGTGCTGGCAATTCCAGCCGGCTCACTAGGCGACATTTACAACAACCTGGGCAATACACTACGTGTCAAAGGCTGCTTGACAGAAGCCGAAGCGAGCTATCTGCGTTCGCTGGAACTACGACCTAACGTTGCGCAGGTATACGACAATCTTGGCAGTGCGTTGCTGGAACTGGGAAAATTTTCGGCGTCGCAGGCGAGCTTTCGCCAGGCGCTGCAGATTGCACCGGCCATGGCATCTGCCCACAGCAACCTGCTGTTCTGCGCCAGCAACAACGCCGATGTCTCTCCGGCAGAATTGTTTACCGAACACCTGCGCTTCGCCGAACAATTCGAGGCACCTCTGCGCCCGCACTGGCCCGCGCACACCAATTCGCGCGAGCCAGAACGCCGCCTGCAAATCGGCCTGGTCTCCGGCGACTTGCGCAACCATGCCGTCGCCTTCTTCCTGGAACCGATACTGGCCAAGCTGGCTTCGAACACCGCATTGTCGATCCATGCCTATTCGAACCACGTCATCCACGATGCCGTCAGCCAGCGCCTGCAAAGCCACGTCGCACACTGGCACGCTATTGCCGACCTCAGCGATGCCGCACTCGCAGAAAAAATCATTGCCGATCGCATCGATATCCTGATCGACCTGTCCGGCCATACCGGCTCCAACCGCCTGCTGACATTCGCTCGCAAGCCCGCACCCGTGCAGGCCAGCTGGATCGGCTATCCGGGCAGCACCGGCTTGCGTGCCATGGATTATTTCTTCAGCGATTCCTGTCTGCTGCCGCCCGGACAATTCGACGATCAATTCACCGAGAAACTTGCCTATTTACCGGCCAGCGCGACGTTTCTGCCCAATCCCGACGCACCACCGGTCAATGCCCTGCCCGCACTCGGCAACGGTTACCTGACCTTTGGCAGCTTCAACCGCCCCAGCAAACTCAATCCCGGCGTCATCGCCCTCTGGTCGCAATTGCTACGCGCCATACCGAATGCCCGCATGCTGCTCGGCGCCATGCCGACCGATGGCGATAACACGCAATTGATCTCCTGGTTCGCGGCTGAAGGGATTGCAGTTGACCGCCTCGATTTCCATCCACGTGCCGGTATGGCTGACTACCTGGCTCTGCATCAACAAGTCGATTTCTGTCTCGATACCTTTCCCTATGCCGGCGGCACCACTACCCTGCACGCATTATGGATGGGTGTACCAACCTTGACGCTGGCCGGTAACACCGTAGCAGGACGGTCTGGCGCAGGCATCCTGGCGCAGGTTGGACTGGATCAATTCATCGCACAAAGTGCAGAGGAATTCGTACGCAACGGCTTGACGTGGGCCGGCAACCCGGCAGCACTGGCCGAGATCCGCAGCAGTTTGCGTGAACGCTTCATCAGTTCACCATACAGTCAACCAGCAACCGTCGCCAATGGTCTGGCTGCTGCTTTGCGCACCATGTGGCGGCGCTGGTGTAACGGGCAACCGGCCGAAAGCTTTCACGCCGAAACATCACATTCCCCGAATATCGAACAAGAACTGCAAAACACACTGGAAACTGTTTTGCAACAAGCGATGCAACTGCATCAGGCGGGGCATGCGCAGGAAGCTGAAATGGTTTGCCGCGCCATACTGGAATCGCAACCCGCTCATGCAAAAACCAATCATCTGCTGGGATTACTGGTCGCCCAAAGTGGCGACATTGCTCATGCACTTCGGCACTTCCAGGCGGCCTTGGAGGCTGACCCGGTACAGGGCCAATACTGGTTGAATTTTATCGATGCGTTAATCCTGGATGGTCAGATTGAAAAAGCTGAACAGTACTTCCGCCTGGGTCGCGACAATGGACTGGAGGGCGAAGAAATCGATAAGCTGGAGCAACGCATTTCAGCCGCCGATATCTCGACACATAGCTTGACAGAATTGATACCCCCGTTACAACTACCGCGGTTGTCGACAGCGCAACAATATATCGAGCACGTCCAGCGCCTGCTTTCTGAAGAGCGTCACGCCGAAGCAGAAAAAATCATTCATTGGTTGCCGTCGCAATTTCCGCAGGACGGATCCTGCTGGAAGCTGCTGGGCTTAACACTATGGCAGCAGCGCCGCTTTGAACAAGCGCTACCGCCGATGCTGAAGGCGGTCAAACTACTGCCCCGCGATGCTGAATCGCAACGCAATCTGGGCATTACGCAGTTGGCATTGAAACGCTATGGTGAGGCCGAAGCCAGCCTACGCTCATCCATAGAAATTTCACCTACTTACGCCGAGGCACACAATAGCCTGGGTATCACCTTGTATGAAACAGGCCGACTGGATGAAGCGCAAGCCTGTTATCGCCGCGTACTGCAGCTACGGCCCGATTTTGCCGATAGTTATAACAACCTGGCCAATATTTTGAAGGAAACTGGGCATCTCAGCGAAGCTGCCGAGATGTACAGCCGCTTTCTGCAGACGCATCCGGATCATGCTGGCGTGCATGACCATGTCGGCTGCATTCTGTTCGAACTGGGTCGCTTCGACGAGGCGGAAGTGAGTTTTCGTCAGGCACTCGACATTGCACCTGGCTATGCCTGTGCCCACAGCAACTTGCTGTTCTGCACCAGTAACAACGCCGATGTCTCTCCGGCAGAACTGTTTGCCGAGCACCTGCGCTTCGCCGAACAATTCGAGGCACCTCTGCGCCCGCACTGGCCCGCGCACACCAATTCGCGCGAGCCAGAACGCCGCCTGCAAATCGGCCTGGTCTCCGGTGACTTGCGCAACCATGCCGTCGCCTTCTTCCTGGAACCGATACTGGCCAAGCTGGCTTCGAACACCGCATTGTCGATCCATGCCTATTCGAACCACGTCATCCACGATGCCGTCAGCCAGCGCCTGCAAAGCCACGTCGCCCACTGGCACGCTATTGCCGACCTCAGCGATGCCGCACTCGCAGAAAAAATCATTGCCGATCGCATCGATATCCTGATCGACCTGTCCGGCCATACCGGCTCCAACCGCCTGCTGACATTCGCTCGCAAACCCGCACCTGTGCAGGCCAGCTGGATCGGCTATCCGGGCAGCACCGGCTTGCGCGCCATGGATTATTTCTTCAGCGATTCCTGTCTGCTGCCGCCCGGACAATTCGACGATCAATTCACCGAGAAACTTGCCTATTTACCGGCCAGCGCGACGTTTCTGCCCAATCCCGACGCACCACCGGTCAATGCCCTGCCCGCACTCGACAACGGTTACCTGACCTTTGGCAGCTTCAACCGCCCCAGCAAACTCAATCCCGGCGTCATCGCCCTCTGGTCGCAATTGCTACGCGCCATACCGAATGCCCGCATGCTGCTCGGCGCCATGCCGACCGATGGCGATAACACGCAATTGATCTCCTGGTTCGCGGCTGAAGGGATTGCAGTTGACCGCCTCGATTTCCATCCACGTGCCGGTATGGCTGACTACCTGACTCTGCATCAACAAGTCGATTTCTGTCTCGACACCTTTCCCTATGCCGGCGGCACCACTACCCTGCACGCATTATGGATGGGTGTACCAACCTTGACGCTGGCCGGTAACACCGTAGCAGGACGGTCTGGCGCAGGCATCCTGGCGCAGGTTGGACTGGATCAATTCATCGCACAAAGTGCAGAGGAATTCGTACGCAACGGCTTGACGTGGGCCGGCAACCCGGCAGCACTGGCCGAGATCCGCAGCAGTTTGCGTGAACGCTTCATCAGTTCACCATACAGTCAACCAGCAACCGTCGCCAATGGTCTGGCTGCTGCTTTGCGCACCATGTGGCAGCGCTGGTGCAAGGATGAGGCAGCTACCGTGATTCCATCAATCCCGCCAGACAACCGTCGTCCAACCGGGGGCAACCCATGA
- the vioA gene encoding dTDP-4-amino-4,6-dideoxy-D-glucose aminotransferase VioA: MNSLTKPPQIYVTQPLLPPLAEFMPYLERIWGNKILTNGGPFHKQLEQALCEYLGIKHISLFTNGTLALITALQVLRITGEVITTPYSFVATAHSLLWNGIKPVFVDIDPVTLNLDPAKIEAAITPQTTAIMPVHCYGNPCDVERIQNIADIYGLKVIYDAAHAFGVKSGDQSTLNHGDLSVLSFHATKVFNTFEGGAIVSQDAKTKQRVDHLKNFGFVDEVTVVAPGINGKMSEINAAFGMLQLQGIDLALQQRRAIDLRYRDGLARVPGISCLPLMENLQPNHAYFPIFVQNDFPLSRDALYLKLKNHDVYARRYFYPLITDFPMYRGLPSAAHENLPVARKISGQVICLPIYPGLAEEHVDFIVELIADERG; the protein is encoded by the coding sequence ATGAACAGCCTCACAAAGCCGCCACAGATATATGTGACGCAGCCGCTGCTACCGCCTTTGGCAGAGTTCATGCCCTATCTGGAACGGATATGGGGCAACAAGATCCTGACCAACGGCGGCCCATTCCACAAGCAGCTGGAACAAGCCCTATGTGAATACCTTGGCATCAAGCATATTTCGCTGTTCACCAATGGCACACTGGCCCTGATCACTGCCTTGCAAGTACTGCGCATCACCGGAGAAGTCATTACCACTCCCTATTCATTCGTGGCAACCGCGCACTCGCTGCTTTGGAACGGCATCAAGCCGGTCTTTGTCGATATCGATCCGGTGACGCTGAATCTGGACCCGGCAAAAATCGAAGCCGCGATTACTCCGCAAACAACTGCAATCATGCCAGTACATTGCTACGGCAATCCCTGTGACGTCGAGCGTATACAAAACATCGCAGACATCTATGGCTTGAAAGTGATCTACGACGCTGCCCATGCCTTTGGCGTGAAATCTGGCGATCAAAGCACGCTCAACCATGGCGATCTATCGGTGTTGAGTTTCCATGCCACCAAGGTATTCAATACCTTCGAAGGCGGCGCCATCGTTTCACAGGACGCCAAAACCAAACAGCGCGTCGATCATTTGAAAAATTTCGGCTTTGTCGATGAAGTCACCGTGGTAGCACCAGGTATCAACGGCAAGATGAGTGAAATCAACGCGGCATTCGGCATGCTGCAATTGCAAGGCATCGACCTCGCCCTGCAGCAGCGTCGAGCAATCGACCTCCGTTACCGGGACGGCCTGGCGCGTGTGCCTGGTATTTCTTGCCTGCCGCTGATGGAAAACCTGCAGCCAAATCACGCTTATTTCCCGATCTTCGTACAGAATGATTTTCCGCTGAGCCGCGATGCCCTGTATCTCAAACTGAAAAACCACGACGTCTATGCGCGTCGCTATTTCTATCCGCTGATTACCGATTTTCCGATGTACCGCGGGCTACCTTCCGCAGCGCACGAAAATTTACCGGTCGCACGAAAAATATCGGGCCAGGTCATCTGCCTGCCTATCTATCCGGGATTGGCCGAAGAGCATGTCGACTTCATCGTTGAACTGATCGCTGACGAGCGTGGCTGA
- a CDS encoding WbqC family protein, with protein MRSLAIMQPYFFPYIGYWQLIRAVDRFVIYDDVNYIKSGWINRNRILINGAPAYLTLPLEQASSHRRICDINLQQSGIWRSKLLKTLELTYRRATCFDEVFPVLAEIIGNQTDNLAEFLTHQLQALSAFMGITTQFIVASRDHQKANHEGQARVIDICRREKTSIYINPQGGQNLYDTAMFLKQGIDLHFIIMQALPYRQASPEFLPYLSIVDALMALGPDAIKTHLDAYHLISREPSNTSQVACHA; from the coding sequence ATGCGTAGCCTGGCGATCATGCAACCCTATTTTTTCCCGTATATCGGCTATTGGCAGCTGATACGGGCAGTCGATCGCTTCGTGATCTACGACGACGTGAACTACATCAAGAGCGGCTGGATCAATCGCAATCGCATCCTGATCAACGGTGCGCCAGCCTATTTGACGCTACCGCTGGAGCAGGCATCGTCCCATCGACGCATATGCGACATCAACCTTCAACAATCCGGAATATGGCGAAGCAAGCTGCTCAAGACATTGGAACTTACCTATCGGCGAGCCACCTGTTTCGATGAAGTCTTTCCTGTTCTGGCAGAGATCATCGGCAATCAAACAGATAATCTTGCCGAATTCCTGACGCATCAACTGCAAGCCCTTTCTGCTTTCATGGGCATCACAACGCAATTCATCGTCGCCAGCAGGGATCATCAAAAAGCCAATCATGAAGGCCAGGCGCGCGTTATCGATATCTGCCGCCGCGAGAAAACAAGCATCTACATCAATCCACAGGGCGGCCAGAATCTATACGATACCGCAATGTTTCTCAAGCAAGGCATCGATCTGCACTTCATCATCATGCAAGCGCTACCGTACCGGCAGGCTTCGCCAGAATTCTTGCCTTACTTGTCCATTGTCGACGCCTTGATGGCACTTGGCCCAGATGCCATCAAAACGCATCTTGATGCCTATCATCTGATCAGTCGCGAGCCGTCCAACACCTCTCAGGTTGCCTGCCATGCTTAA
- a CDS encoding GNAT family N-acetyltransferase, translating into MTPYFRELGHSDLIQINRWRNTPETVAQLGSAFRFVGMAIDEKWMEHYLSSRSNNVRLAICDSTTQQLVGAMYLLNIDWLHRNAECAIWIGETEAQGKGIGQQAMRRLLAHAFDDLNLHRIYLSVLSNNIRALNLYKKIGFSEEGKSRDAIFKNGSYDDLIQMAILSNEYHDLGTI; encoded by the coding sequence ATGACACCCTATTTCAGAGAACTAGGCCATTCCGACCTGATACAGATCAACCGCTGGCGCAACACCCCGGAAACGGTGGCGCAATTGGGTTCGGCGTTTCGATTCGTCGGCATGGCCATCGACGAAAAATGGATGGAACACTATCTTTCATCCAGAAGCAACAACGTCCGTTTGGCAATTTGCGACAGCACCACTCAGCAGTTGGTTGGCGCGATGTACTTACTGAATATCGACTGGCTGCACCGCAACGCCGAATGCGCCATCTGGATTGGTGAAACTGAAGCGCAGGGGAAAGGAATCGGCCAACAGGCGATGCGGCGTCTGCTGGCCCATGCATTTGACGATCTCAACTTGCACCGTATCTATCTCAGTGTCTTATCCAACAACATCCGGGCGCTCAATCTATACAAGAAAATCGGCTTCAGCGAAGAAGGCAAGTCGCGCGACGCAATATTCAAAAACGGCAGCTATGACGATCTTATCCAGATGGCGATTCTGTCGAACGAATACCACGATCTGGGGACGATATGA
- a CDS encoding phytanoyl-CoA dioxygenase family protein: protein MKLSIIDFERQIAETGFVIFDQVVAPDLVKRLRADIPRKQDICRHWQRKNGLESGMDGAAHHIVGGADGLDEYLSHFYLDVYIRAYFDGEYILNSYGALNNMPRSENAYRHGQNFHRDVRTYSRDFRLMLNMLVMVDDFTVENGATKLLPGSHLKKERPEEEHLFANAVRAIGKAGSILLFDSNLWHSAAPNFTSLPRMALTLTFTRPFFKQQMDYPRMLGETFPVNEKMRQLLGYNARVPSSYDEWYQPPEKRMYKPGQG from the coding sequence ATGAAGCTTAGCATCATCGATTTCGAGCGGCAGATCGCAGAAACCGGCTTTGTCATTTTTGATCAAGTTGTTGCTCCCGATCTGGTCAAACGGCTACGCGCCGACATTCCGAGGAAACAAGATATTTGCCGTCATTGGCAACGAAAAAACGGTTTGGAAAGCGGCATGGACGGCGCCGCCCATCATATCGTCGGTGGCGCAGACGGCCTGGATGAGTATCTGTCCCATTTCTATCTCGATGTCTATATTCGCGCCTATTTCGACGGTGAATACATACTCAACTCATACGGTGCACTGAATAATATGCCGCGTTCAGAAAACGCCTATAGGCACGGGCAAAATTTCCATCGCGACGTCAGGACCTATTCGCGTGATTTTCGCCTGATGCTCAACATGCTGGTCATGGTGGACGACTTTACCGTCGAAAACGGCGCAACCAAGCTGCTTCCCGGTAGCCACCTGAAAAAGGAAAGACCGGAAGAAGAACATCTGTTTGCCAACGCCGTACGCGCGATCGGCAAGGCCGGTAGCATCCTGTTGTTCGATTCCAATTTGTGGCATTCCGCAGCGCCCAACTTCACCTCACTGCCGCGCATGGCACTCACCTTGACATTCACCCGTCCATTCTTCAAGCAGCAAATGGACTATCCACGCATGTTGGGTGAAACATTTCCCGTCAACGAGAAAATGCGCCAGCTGTTGGGCTACAACGCGCGCGTGCCGAGCAGTTACGACGAGTGGTATCAACCACCGGAAAAACGCATGTACAAACCAGGTCAAGGTTAA
- a CDS encoding class I SAM-dependent methyltransferase, with translation MENISRDHSNEYQDNDARLYAYDFDYVVRRYMMRTLSPYFTKGKALELGCFEGETTKLYTEHFDDLSVVEAVDSLIAVAKRKVPATVRFIHSTIETAELEPVYDAIFLVHTLEHLDHPVSALTRMRQWLSPNGRLFVVVPNANAASRQIAVKMGLIDSNSAVTAGELAHGHRCTYSLDTLERDVRQAGLHIQARGGVFFKPFANFQFDQLLEHKIVDQAYLDGCYALGMQYPDLSASIYMVCGRS, from the coding sequence ATGGAAAACATTTCAAGAGATCACAGCAACGAATATCAAGATAACGACGCTAGGCTATACGCCTACGATTTCGATTATGTAGTGCGCCGCTACATGATGCGCACGCTCTCGCCCTACTTCACCAAGGGCAAGGCGCTGGAACTGGGTTGCTTCGAAGGCGAGACGACCAAGCTGTACACCGAACATTTCGATGACCTGAGCGTGGTCGAAGCTGTCGATAGCCTGATTGCGGTGGCAAAGCGCAAGGTGCCAGCGACGGTCCGTTTTATCCATTCAACCATCGAGACGGCAGAATTGGAACCGGTCTACGACGCCATTTTCCTGGTGCACACGCTGGAGCATCTGGATCACCCTGTGAGCGCGCTGACGCGCATGCGCCAATGGCTGAGCCCGAACGGCCGCCTGTTTGTCGTCGTTCCCAACGCCAATGCGGCATCGCGCCAGATCGCTGTGAAAATGGGGCTAATCGATAGCAACAGCGCAGTCACCGCCGGAGAGCTGGCACACGGCCACCGCTGTACCTATAGCTTGGATACGCTGGAACGCGACGTCCGGCAGGCCGGCTTGCACATTCAGGCTCGAGGCGGCGTATTTTTTAAACCATTCGCGAATTTCCAGTTCGACCAGTTGCTGGAGCATAAAATCGTCGACCAGGCTTATCTTGACGGCTGCTATGCTCTCGGCATGCAGTATCCTGATCTGTCGGCCAGCATTTACATGGTGTGTGGCCGCTCATGA